Proteins encoded in a region of the Bacillus marinisedimentorum genome:
- the xylB gene encoding xylulokinase, whose protein sequence is MKYVIGVDLGTSAVKAMLVNQQGEVVQEEARSYPLIQEKSGYSEQDPEEWVKKTKEALSKLIDNFNGNPESIEGLSFSGQMHGLVLLDNEGNVLRNAILWNDTRTTEQCDEIYKKVGERRLLDITKNPALEGFTLPKLLWVNQHEPEIMAEAEVFLLPKDYLRYRMTGKINSEYSDAAGTLLLNVGKKEWSGEICEAVGINPDMCPPLVDSHANIGSLSPEFAEETGLPSSLTIFAGGADNACGAIGSGVLSEGETMCSTGTSGVVLSYESRSDQDFGGKVHYFNHGDADAFYTMGVTLAAGYSLSWFKDKFAPEESYDELLEAAGKVPPGANGLLFTPYIAGERTPHADAAIRGSFIGMDASHEKKHFTRAVLEGITFSLAESLEIFRNNGKIIETIVSIGGGAKSETWLQLQADMFDADIVKLKSEQGPGMGAAMLAAYGAGWFDSLKECADEFIHVQKIYSPDKKKVVVYKKLFKIYQEVYTQTKPLNDALKPFRN, encoded by the coding sequence ATGAAATACGTAATCGGAGTCGATCTCGGCACGAGTGCAGTTAAGGCGATGCTTGTAAATCAACAGGGTGAGGTGGTCCAGGAAGAGGCGAGGTCCTACCCGTTGATTCAAGAAAAATCAGGATATAGTGAGCAGGATCCGGAAGAATGGGTGAAAAAAACGAAAGAAGCGCTTTCCAAGCTTATCGATAACTTCAATGGAAACCCGGAAAGCATAGAAGGACTCAGTTTTTCCGGCCAGATGCACGGACTTGTGCTTCTTGATAATGAAGGGAACGTGCTCCGGAACGCAATCTTGTGGAATGATACGAGGACGACCGAGCAATGTGATGAGATCTATAAGAAAGTAGGCGAGCGCCGCCTGCTGGACATTACGAAAAACCCCGCCCTCGAAGGGTTCACCCTCCCGAAATTGTTATGGGTTAATCAGCATGAACCGGAAATAATGGCGGAGGCCGAAGTGTTTTTGCTGCCGAAGGATTATCTCCGTTATCGTATGACAGGGAAAATCAACAGTGAGTATTCTGATGCTGCAGGCACATTACTGCTTAATGTCGGTAAAAAAGAGTGGAGCGGGGAGATTTGTGAGGCAGTCGGCATCAACCCTGATATGTGTCCGCCGCTTGTCGATTCACATGCTAATATAGGCAGCCTTTCCCCTGAGTTTGCTGAGGAAACAGGGCTGCCCTCTTCATTAACTATATTTGCCGGCGGTGCCGATAATGCTTGCGGTGCGATCGGTTCTGGCGTTCTTTCCGAAGGGGAAACGATGTGCAGCACCGGAACGTCCGGGGTCGTACTTTCCTATGAATCAAGGAGTGATCAGGATTTTGGAGGCAAAGTCCATTACTTCAACCATGGGGATGCAGACGCCTTTTACACAATGGGTGTTACGCTTGCTGCAGGTTACAGCCTTTCCTGGTTCAAAGACAAGTTTGCTCCGGAGGAAAGCTATGATGAATTGCTGGAAGCAGCCGGGAAAGTTCCGCCGGGTGCCAACGGCCTGCTTTTCACACCATACATCGCGGGTGAACGGACACCGCATGCCGATGCAGCAATCCGCGGCAGTTTCATCGGGATGGATGCTTCGCATGAAAAAAAGCATTTCACAAGGGCGGTATTGGAAGGAATCACTTTTTCACTGGCGGAGTCACTCGAAATTTTCCGCAATAATGGGAAAATCATTGAGACGATCGTATCAATCGGCGGCGGTGCAAAAAGTGAAACATGGCTGCAGCTTCAGGCAGATATGTTCGATGCCGACATTGTTAAGCTGAAGAGTGAGCAGGGTCCTGGCATGGGGGCGGCCATGCTCGCGGCATATGGGGCAGGGTGGTTCGATTCTTTGAAGGAATGCGCGGATGAATTTATTCACGTGCAGAAGATCTATTCACCTGATAAAAAGAAGGTAGTTGTTTATAAGAAACTGTTTAAGATTTACCAGGAAGTTTATACGCAGACAAAACCATTAAATGATGCATTAAAGCCGTTCAGGAACTAA
- the xylA gene encoding xylose isomerase: MAYFENINHIAYEGAQSSNPFSFKHYNPDEIIGGKKMKDHLRFGVAYWHTFTMDGSDPFGAGNMLRPWDHYSGMDLAKARVEAAFEFFEKLGAPFFCFHDVDIAPEGDTLKESNDNLDQITAMIKDYMKTSNTKLLWNTANMFSHPRFVHGASTSNNADVFAYSAAKVKKGLEIAKELGAENYVFWGGREGYETLLNTDMGLEVDNMARFFHMAVDYAKQIGFDGQFLIEPKPKEPTKHQYDFDVATAMAFLQRYDLQNHFKFNIEANHATLAGHTFEHELRVARINGMLGSVDANQGDTLLGWDTDEFPTDLYSTTLAMYEILQNGGLGKGGLNFDAKVRRGSFEADDLFHAHIAGMDSFAIGLKAAQKMLDERVLEDFIAERYSSYNEGIGRDIVEGNADFAKLEEHALKLKEIKNSSGRLEYLKSRINQVLLSI, translated from the coding sequence ATGGCATATTTCGAAAACATCAATCACATCGCTTACGAGGGAGCCCAATCCTCTAATCCGTTCTCTTTCAAACATTATAATCCGGATGAAATCATCGGCGGAAAGAAGATGAAAGACCACCTGCGTTTTGGTGTTGCGTACTGGCATACATTCACGATGGATGGGTCCGATCCGTTCGGAGCGGGGAATATGCTGCGGCCGTGGGATCACTATAGCGGAATGGATCTTGCCAAAGCCCGTGTCGAAGCAGCATTCGAATTCTTTGAAAAACTCGGTGCGCCGTTCTTCTGCTTCCATGATGTAGACATTGCTCCGGAAGGCGATACATTGAAAGAAAGCAATGATAATCTTGATCAAATCACTGCGATGATTAAGGATTATATGAAAACGAGTAACACGAAATTGTTATGGAATACGGCAAATATGTTTTCTCATCCAAGATTTGTCCATGGAGCTTCAACGTCAAACAATGCCGATGTGTTTGCCTATTCAGCTGCGAAGGTGAAAAAGGGCCTTGAGATCGCCAAAGAACTTGGCGCTGAGAACTATGTATTCTGGGGCGGGCGTGAAGGATATGAAACCCTGCTCAACACGGATATGGGGCTTGAAGTTGATAATATGGCGCGTTTCTTCCATATGGCGGTTGACTATGCAAAGCAAATCGGATTCGACGGCCAATTTCTGATTGAGCCAAAACCGAAAGAGCCGACGAAGCACCAGTATGATTTTGATGTGGCCACTGCAATGGCGTTTTTACAAAGGTATGATCTGCAAAATCATTTCAAATTCAACATTGAAGCGAACCATGCAACGCTTGCCGGCCATACGTTTGAACATGAACTCAGGGTGGCGCGGATCAACGGCATGCTCGGTTCTGTCGATGCGAACCAGGGTGACACCTTGCTTGGCTGGGATACGGACGAATTTCCTACCGATCTTTATTCCACAACACTTGCCATGTACGAAATCCTGCAAAATGGCGGGCTTGGAAAAGGCGGGCTGAACTTTGATGCGAAGGTGCGCCGCGGGTCCTTCGAAGCGGACGATTTGTTCCATGCCCATATTGCTGGAATGGACAGTTTTGCGATCGGCCTGAAAGCTGCACAGAAGATGCTTGATGAGCGTGTCCTTGAGGACTTCATCGCTGAACGCTACAGCAGCTATAATGAAGGAATCGGCCGTGATATCGTAGAAGGAAACGCGGATTTTGCGAAGCTTGAAGAACATGCGCTTAAGCTTAAGGAAATCAAAAATTCTTCCGGCCGCCTGGAATATCTGAAATCGCGGATCAACCAGGTACTTCTGAGTATATAA
- a CDS encoding xylose ABC transporter ATP-binding protein, translating into MTEILQMKGITKRFPGVKALDNVTFTVEKGEIHALCGENGAGKSTLMKVLSGVYPNGTYEGEIFVKGEKVAFDSIKDSQTAGISIIYQELALIEEMSVAENMYLGHDLMRKKIVDWNAVYMGAQRTLDYIGLDIDPQVKVGKLTVGQQQLVEIAKALTKETEILILDEPTAALTESDVEKLKSILADLKSKGVTCIYISHKLSEVMSLADKVTVLRDGQTVGTDPISELTEDKIITKMVGRELTELFPYEERQIGDVVMEVIKYSVADARHNPVIKDVNFSLHKGEILGISGLMGSGRTELFTSLFGGYPGKSCGTVKIEGKPANIHHPADAIKAGLAYVSEDRKRYGLVLGMDIQKNTTLAALNSIMNMKLIDADLEVQKAAEITNKMKLKAPSLEAKVGQLSGGNQQKVVLSKWLLANPKILILDEPTRGIDVGAKYEIYKIINELAREGVGVVLISSELPEVMGMSDRILVMSEGEMTGEFVRSEATQEKIMERATGGTKHEQSGTTI; encoded by the coding sequence ATGACGGAAATTTTACAAATGAAAGGGATTACAAAAAGGTTCCCTGGTGTAAAGGCCCTTGATAATGTCACCTTCACTGTTGAAAAGGGGGAAATCCATGCCCTTTGCGGTGAAAACGGAGCGGGCAAGTCGACATTGATGAAAGTTCTGAGTGGTGTTTATCCGAACGGCACATATGAAGGTGAAATTTTCGTAAAAGGCGAAAAAGTGGCGTTCGATTCCATCAAGGACTCACAAACAGCGGGCATTTCCATCATCTATCAGGAGTTGGCCCTGATTGAGGAAATGAGTGTTGCTGAAAATATGTATCTCGGACATGATCTGATGAGGAAAAAAATTGTGGATTGGAACGCAGTATATATGGGTGCGCAAAGAACCCTGGATTATATAGGGCTCGATATCGATCCGCAAGTGAAAGTGGGGAAGCTCACAGTCGGCCAGCAGCAGCTGGTTGAAATCGCCAAGGCGTTGACGAAAGAAACAGAAATCTTAATCCTGGACGAACCGACAGCCGCTTTGACAGAGAGCGATGTCGAGAAACTGAAAAGCATATTAGCAGATTTGAAATCCAAAGGGGTTACATGCATCTACATATCCCATAAGCTTAGTGAAGTCATGTCATTGGCTGACAAGGTCACTGTGCTGCGGGACGGCCAAACTGTAGGTACCGATCCAATCAGCGAACTGACAGAAGACAAAATCATCACCAAGATGGTCGGCAGGGAGTTGACGGAGTTATTTCCTTATGAAGAACGCCAGATTGGTGATGTTGTAATGGAAGTCATAAAGTATTCAGTGGCTGACGCCCGGCATAACCCGGTGATCAAGGATGTCAATTTCAGCTTGCATAAAGGGGAAATCCTCGGGATTTCAGGTTTGATGGGTTCGGGACGGACCGAGTTATTTACCAGCCTTTTTGGCGGCTATCCGGGTAAAAGCTGCGGAACAGTAAAGATAGAAGGAAAGCCGGCAAATATCCATCATCCGGCTGATGCCATCAAAGCAGGACTGGCTTATGTCTCCGAAGACCGCAAACGGTACGGGCTTGTTCTTGGCATGGATATTCAGAAGAACACCACACTGGCAGCCTTAAACAGCATCATGAACATGAAGTTGATTGACGCTGACCTTGAAGTTCAAAAAGCGGCGGAGATTACAAATAAAATGAAGTTAAAAGCACCGAGCCTTGAAGCGAAAGTCGGCCAGCTTAGCGGTGGAAACCAGCAAAAGGTCGTACTGAGCAAGTGGCTGCTTGCCAATCCGAAGATTTTGATCCTAGATGAACCGACAAGAGGAATTGATGTAGGTGCAAAATACGAGATTTATAAGATCATTAATGAACTTGCCCGTGAAGGGGTGGGGGTAGTCTTGATTTCTTCTGAATTGCCGGAAGTAATGGGAATGTCTGACCGTATCCTGGTGATGAGTGAAGGAGAAATGACGGGTGAATTTGTAAGGAGTGAGGCTACACAAGAAAAAATTATGGAACGTGCTACAGGAGGGACGAAACATGAACAGTCAGGTACCACCATCTGA
- the xylF gene encoding D-xylose ABC transporter substrate-binding protein — protein sequence MKRMPKSLLMLLVSVGLLFAMTACGQDTATNNGNSGGDGEGGGDEQVKIGLAVSDLTLERWQHDRDIFVEKAEELGAEVLVQSANGDDSKQMAQVQNMLSQGVDALVIIANNSDALSTVVDQANKEGVPVLAYDRLINNSDVSAYISFDNVRVGEMQAEYIVEKVPEGNYFMMGGSPTDNNAKMFREGQMNIVQPLVDSGKINIVGDQWAKGWQASEALKIMENALTANNNEIDAVVASNDSTAGGAIQALSAQGMAGEVAISGQDADLAAVQRIVEGTQSMTVYKPIKNLATKAAEVAVQLAKGEEASADDTVNNGKIDVPFIKLDPVMVDKENVVDTVIADGFHSYDEVYKNVPEDERPPRPEGE from the coding sequence ATGAAACGTATGCCTAAGTCTTTACTGATGCTATTAGTGAGTGTTGGATTGTTGTTTGCCATGACGGCCTGCGGGCAGGATACTGCAACGAATAATGGAAATTCCGGCGGTGATGGAGAAGGAGGCGGAGATGAGCAGGTTAAGATTGGTCTTGCCGTTTCTGACTTGACTTTGGAAAGGTGGCAGCATGACCGGGATATCTTTGTTGAAAAAGCAGAGGAGCTCGGTGCCGAAGTATTGGTTCAGTCTGCCAACGGTGACGATTCCAAGCAGATGGCACAGGTTCAAAACATGCTGTCTCAGGGAGTGGATGCGCTTGTCATCATTGCGAACAACTCTGATGCTCTATCCACAGTCGTTGACCAGGCCAATAAAGAAGGTGTGCCTGTTCTTGCTTATGACCGGCTGATTAACAACTCAGACGTATCGGCATATATATCATTTGATAATGTCCGCGTGGGTGAAATGCAGGCCGAGTACATAGTGGAGAAAGTGCCTGAAGGAAATTACTTCATGATGGGCGGATCCCCTACTGATAACAACGCGAAAATGTTCCGGGAAGGCCAGATGAATATTGTCCAGCCATTAGTTGACAGCGGAAAGATCAACATTGTGGGTGACCAGTGGGCAAAAGGCTGGCAAGCTTCCGAAGCCCTTAAAATCATGGAAAATGCTCTTACTGCCAATAACAATGAAATCGATGCGGTAGTCGCTTCAAATGACAGCACTGCCGGCGGTGCCATCCAGGCATTATCGGCCCAGGGAATGGCCGGGGAAGTCGCCATTTCCGGACAGGATGCTGACCTTGCAGCTGTCCAGCGAATTGTCGAAGGCACTCAATCCATGACAGTGTACAAGCCGATCAAGAATCTCGCTACCAAAGCAGCTGAAGTTGCAGTGCAGCTTGCTAAAGGGGAAGAGGCAAGTGCAGATGATACGGTTAATAACGGCAAAATCGATGTTCCGTTCATCAAATTGGATCCGGTTATGGTAGATAAAGAGAATGTAGTCGATACCGTTATTGCTGACGGGTTCCATTCCTATGATGAGGTATATAAGAACGTACCTGAAGATGAGCGCCCTCCACGTCCGGAAGGCGAATAA
- a CDS encoding 2-oxo acid dehydrogenase subunit E2, whose product MSVEVKLPKTSESADESLIVFWHVEEGDSVAEGDTLVEVQTEKAVTEIEAPAGGLVSRILKKRADVAKEGDVLAVILTEDDQQVEVTGKGREESGRPASPAASTSEGQEASAGPGKLKASPRVKKLARDLGVDLAAVIPTGPNGKITAEDVEKAASPGNGAAETEQGMTGNSTYEDKTDRPVRAAPSVRRLSRELGVDLNKIQPSGPDNRATRQDVERYVEQQGTRQGRKPDTMPEQPADKQGSPWGNERHKPMTGIREAIAKAMVHSKQTIPHVTHFGEADVTRLVNHREEMRGNAEEQGIKLTYLAYAVKALVSTLKKFPVLNASVNEEQNKIIYKEYYNIGIAVNTERGLFVPVIHHADQKDLFDLAAEISKLADKARSGKLTAAEMEGGTCSISNIGSAKGGWFTPVINHPEAAILGIGTIEKKPVVREDRIEIAPVMSLSLSYDHRIIDGVAAQEALNELKASLGRFDG is encoded by the coding sequence ATGTCAGTCGAAGTGAAATTGCCGAAAACATCCGAATCAGCAGATGAAAGCTTGATTGTGTTCTGGCACGTTGAAGAAGGGGATTCCGTTGCGGAAGGCGACACGCTTGTCGAAGTCCAGACGGAAAAAGCGGTGACCGAAATTGAAGCGCCTGCCGGCGGGCTGGTAAGCCGTATCCTGAAAAAGCGTGCTGATGTGGCAAAGGAAGGTGACGTCCTTGCGGTTATTTTAACGGAGGATGACCAGCAGGTTGAGGTTACCGGGAAAGGACGGGAGGAAAGTGGAAGGCCGGCGTCTCCGGCTGCGAGTACCAGTGAAGGACAGGAGGCGAGTGCGGGTCCAGGAAAACTTAAAGCATCGCCGCGGGTGAAAAAGCTGGCGCGGGACCTCGGAGTTGACCTGGCCGCCGTTATTCCGACAGGTCCTAATGGGAAGATCACCGCGGAAGATGTGGAGAAAGCTGCTTCTCCAGGGAACGGGGCAGCGGAAACGGAGCAAGGAATGACTGGGAATTCAACCTACGAGGACAAAACAGACAGGCCGGTGCGGGCGGCTCCGTCAGTCCGTCGTCTGTCCCGGGAACTTGGCGTTGATTTGAACAAGATACAGCCATCTGGGCCTGATAACCGGGCAACGCGCCAGGATGTTGAACGGTATGTGGAGCAGCAGGGAACGAGGCAGGGAAGGAAGCCAGATACAATGCCGGAGCAGCCTGCAGATAAACAAGGAAGTCCATGGGGAAACGAACGGCATAAACCGATGACGGGGATCCGTGAAGCGATCGCCAAGGCCATGGTCCATTCGAAACAGACGATTCCGCACGTCACCCATTTCGGTGAAGCGGACGTGACCCGCCTCGTGAATCACCGTGAGGAAATGAGGGGGAATGCGGAGGAACAGGGCATAAAGCTGACATACCTGGCCTATGCCGTAAAAGCACTCGTCTCGACCCTCAAAAAGTTCCCGGTGCTGAACGCGTCCGTGAATGAGGAGCAAAATAAAATCATTTACAAAGAGTACTATAATATCGGAATCGCCGTTAACACGGAGAGAGGACTGTTTGTTCCTGTTATCCATCATGCCGATCAAAAGGATTTGTTTGACCTTGCTGCAGAGATCAGCAAGCTTGCTGATAAAGCGAGAAGCGGCAAGCTGACTGCAGCAGAAATGGAAGGCGGCACCTGCTCCATTTCTAATATAGGTTCGGCCAAAGGGGGATGGTTCACCCCGGTGATCAACCACCCGGAAGCGGCAATCCTCGGAATCGGGACGATAGAGAAAAAGCCGGTTGTCAGAGAGGACCGGATTGAAATTGCACCTGTTATGTCACTGTCGCTGAGTTATGACCACCGGATCATTGACGGAGTTGCGGCGCAGGAGGCATTGAATGAGTTGAAAGCGAGTTTGGGAAGATTCGACGGGTGA
- a CDS encoding ROK family transcriptional regulator — MIETGNQQFVKRLNKGIVLEMVKKYGPLSRAEISQKSGLNKGTVSSLVSDLIEEQLIYESGIGKSKGGRRPVMLLFNKTAGYSIGIDLGVNYILGTLTDLSGSLVTEKQTSFQFKNYGDLLNHLKGIIQELIAETPVSPYGVVGIGIGVPGIVDKNGKILMVPHIKWGNFELKHDIEEAYGLPVTMDNEANAGAYGEKKFGAGRKFNNLVYISAGIGIGVGLVLNGELYRGRNGFSGESGHMIIERDGKPCSCGSKGCWETYASENTLLKEAQSLNLKSDSGLTLESLISLADQGDEKVTSLFTDIGRNLGYGINNLINTFNPDQIIVGNRLAMAAKWIKEPIHKSVETHTLKYHQDNLEINFSELSIYSAALGMSAFATEQFLNRIKENSAVV; from the coding sequence ATGATAGAAACCGGAAACCAACAATTCGTTAAACGATTGAATAAAGGCATCGTGCTGGAGATGGTAAAAAAATACGGTCCCCTTTCAAGAGCGGAAATTTCCCAAAAGAGCGGATTGAATAAAGGCACAGTTTCTTCCCTTGTCAGCGATTTGATTGAAGAGCAGCTTATTTATGAATCAGGGATCGGGAAATCAAAAGGCGGCAGGAGACCTGTGATGCTGTTATTCAATAAGACAGCCGGCTACTCAATCGGCATCGACCTCGGCGTCAATTACATCCTCGGTACACTGACCGACTTGAGCGGGAGCCTGGTCACCGAAAAACAAACTTCTTTTCAATTTAAAAATTATGGAGATTTGCTCAACCACTTAAAAGGGATCATCCAGGAGCTGATTGCAGAAACACCTGTCAGCCCCTATGGAGTGGTCGGAATCGGAATTGGCGTGCCTGGTATCGTCGACAAAAACGGAAAAATCTTGATGGTCCCCCATATCAAGTGGGGAAACTTTGAATTGAAGCATGACATTGAAGAGGCATACGGACTCCCGGTTACAATGGATAATGAAGCGAATGCAGGCGCATACGGAGAAAAAAAGTTTGGTGCCGGCCGCAAATTCAATAATTTAGTATATATTTCTGCAGGTATAGGAATTGGTGTCGGTTTAGTTCTGAACGGAGAGCTATATCGGGGAAGAAACGGCTTCTCAGGTGAAAGCGGCCATATGATCATTGAAAGGGATGGAAAACCATGCAGCTGCGGCAGCAAAGGCTGCTGGGAAACGTATGCTTCAGAAAACACTTTACTAAAGGAAGCCCAATCGCTGAACCTGAAATCCGATAGCGGACTTACGCTTGAGTCATTGATAAGCCTTGCCGATCAAGGTGATGAAAAGGTGACCTCCCTTTTCACTGACATTGGCAGGAATCTCGGCTACGGAATCAATAACTTGATCAACACGTTCAATCCTGACCAAATCATCGTCGGAAATCGGTTGGCGATGGCAGCAAAGTGGATAAAAGAGCCAATTCATAAATCAGTGGAAACCCACACATTGAAATATCACCAGGACAACCTGGAAATAAACTTTTCCGAGCTCTCCATCTATTCCGCTGCCCTGGGCATGAGCGCATTCGCCACAGAACAATTCCTGAATCGAATCAAAGAAAACTCTGCAGTGGTGTAG
- a CDS encoding sugar ABC transporter permease yields MNSQVPPSENTAGRPPGFKNLKMKFDLQAYTLVIALVLIALIFGFFTGGEFLSSRNLSNLFTQMSVISVLAIGMTLVIVSGHIDLSVGSLVGLTGGIAAILQVWYDWNTIGVLLAAIVVGGIAGLWQGWWVAYRAVPAFIVTLGGMLIFRGILVGISQGKTIAPLGDSFKLIGNSYLPYVIGYILAAVSVVFLFVWTAKNRRKRKSMGLTVQPAFMAFGKAAVYSIFILGLVYMLNRYFGVPIPLLIVFVLAAIFIFISVKTAFGRYIYAIGGNVEAAALSGINIKKNTLYVFVMMGALAGVAGIILTSRLNAATVGAGEMYELDAIAACVIGGTSLMGGKGNIVGAIIGALIMASIDNGMSMMNIETFWQFIVKGLILIIAVWIDISSKKTA; encoded by the coding sequence ATGAACAGTCAGGTACCACCATCTGAAAATACAGCCGGAAGGCCGCCAGGATTCAAAAACTTGAAAATGAAATTCGATCTTCAGGCATACACGCTTGTCATTGCTCTGGTATTGATCGCGCTTATTTTCGGATTTTTCACTGGCGGTGAATTTTTATCATCAAGGAATCTATCAAACTTATTTACGCAAATGTCGGTTATTTCTGTGCTTGCTATCGGCATGACACTTGTCATTGTTTCAGGGCATATTGATTTATCAGTCGGATCTCTTGTCGGGCTGACGGGCGGTATCGCTGCGATTCTGCAAGTATGGTATGACTGGAACACAATCGGTGTTCTGCTTGCTGCCATTGTGGTCGGCGGCATTGCCGGGCTCTGGCAGGGTTGGTGGGTCGCATACCGTGCGGTGCCCGCTTTCATCGTCACGTTGGGCGGAATGCTCATATTCAGGGGGATTCTCGTCGGAATCAGCCAGGGAAAGACGATCGCACCCCTGGGCGACAGTTTCAAGCTGATCGGAAACAGTTATTTGCCGTACGTTATCGGTTACATTTTAGCAGCAGTAAGCGTTGTTTTTCTGTTTGTGTGGACGGCCAAAAACCGGCGGAAAAGAAAAAGCATGGGGCTGACTGTGCAGCCGGCCTTTATGGCTTTCGGAAAAGCGGCGGTATACTCCATTTTCATTCTTGGCCTTGTATACATGCTGAATCGGTATTTCGGTGTTCCGATCCCGCTGTTAATCGTATTTGTTTTGGCGGCAATCTTCATTTTCATTTCCGTTAAAACGGCATTCGGGAGATATATATACGCAATTGGCGGAAATGTGGAAGCGGCTGCATTATCCGGCATCAATATTAAAAAGAATACGCTGTATGTATTTGTCATGATGGGAGCACTGGCGGGTGTTGCTGGAATCATTTTAACAAGCAGGCTGAATGCGGCGACAGTCGGCGCCGGTGAAATGTATGAGTTGGATGCAATCGCTGCCTGTGTAATCGGGGGTACCAGCTTGATGGGCGGTAAAGGGAATATCGTCGGAGCAATTATCGGCGCGTTGATCATGGCGAGCATCGATAACGGCATGAGCATGATGAACATCGAAACATTTTGGCAGTTCATCGTAAAAGGGCTCATTCTGATCATTGCGGTCTGGATTGACATTTCAAGCAAGAAGACAGCGTAA